CATTTTGCAAGGGAAGCCATTGGCACGTATCTTAAAGATAATTCAGCAGTAGGCCTAGTAGATGATATACCAGTGGCTTAtctttttaaaggaccagtgtgtaggactTAGTGGCATTTATAGTGTACACCTTTGGaaacattcaaaaaaacatACCGATAAGTCAGCTGGCTTCCGTCCACCCAAGTCCATGTCTTCTGTGGCCACTTTTGTTGACTGCTCAACCCGATCCACATAGTAGAACTTCCATAATGTTGGAAAACACCCTGTTGGGAGGGATTTGTGGCTTAGATTTGATTTCATAGATGTAGTGAACTTATGACAAGTAGCAGCATTCTTGAGAAATGATCTGCTTGAATGATGCCTGAATGGCTGCAGGggaaaaaatgataaataccTCTTCCAATATATCATTAAAAATCACCAATTGAGCTCCTTTCCACGCACAGTCTTTTTTGGCGTAGTTCCAGCTTTTCTTCGTAGAGGAAAGCTGGTAACAGTGGGACATGTATTGCCACCATCCCCGGGGACAGCTTGGGTCTTGTCCTGTTTAGGCAAAGGCACAGGACAGGACAAAAGAGGACAAGATGGAACAGGACGGGACAGAAAACAAGGCACGGAAAGACAACACAGGACATAAGTCAAGGCAGGACAAGACATGATAGGACAGAGCAGGAAATCCAACACAgaataaaggaataaaaaccatttaaaatgtcaagatTCTTGAAAACGTGCACATTGTTTTGCTTAAATAAGCCTGGAAGAATGAAGCAGggttaaaggatatggctggcgattttctatatttttcttattgtttgctagcttgttgtgctacgtaTCACAACctatatgtagcacaacaagttAGCGAggcactgtaaacagaaccgtgttcccGCACCTGCTCAGCTGTGTCTGCCTTACAGGGAACAACTCTCAGAAGATCGAAAACATGATCCCCGTTATTACCCTTTGGAGACATCTCTAAGCACACTACTGTGCCCGAAACTCTTCGTGGTGaaaaacatgtcacccagtgcagtgatgtggctcactgatgtgtttctgaacaACAACGGACATCTATGGcgcagaagaataagatatgtcaggctttggatacaagtggcaactaccacggcttgagtTTGACGATAAGCTGCAACTGCAATGCAAACAACAGGGTGATGTGACACCCTGCAACGTCCTTCTTTACATACAGTctatgatacacacacaatacttgtaagtagatcaattcattgttggtttggcgCTGTACATGAGATTcattgacagtaagaaaaatatagaaaatcaccagccttatccatCCGGACAGCACATTATTACACACATGATGGATATAAATTTTAACTCAGGTGTAAAAGGTGCCTGCTTTGAAAAATATAtgacttatttaaaaaaaaaaaaaaaaaaaaaactcactcaccagttttttttattgtctgaaGTTGCTCTATCAGAAAATGCTGTTCGTTGACCTTCTCATTCAACATCTTGTTATTGTCCTGCaactctttcttttcctttgccAGTTGATTTTTCTCCTGAAGCAATTGTTCTTTCTCTTGAAGCAGTCGGTCTCTCTGAAAAATCAGGGCATTGTTGTCACCGTCTGACATCAGGTTGAAACTGCCAGTCGAGATGGTCTTGTTCCTGTTACAAGACTCAGCTAGAGAGGGAAAAACAGAGACTAAGTTTGTGGCAGTATGTTAACACAAAGATACTTCAGTTtgagaaagcaagaaaaacccTCAGTGATTGCATGGTCTGTCACGTGTACACGTTGCTTGCAATGAAGTACCCTGAAGACGTTCAGTCAGCCTCCTGCCACCATAATGTGTCCCCTATGATGACTCCTGATGACGCTTAAGGGActatttaaacattttgggaaatgcatgTACTTACTTTGCtgccgagagttagataagaagattgataacaCTCTCATGACTCTGCGTTAAGTACAGAACTAGAACCAGACGGtgattagcttagtttagcttagcttagcttagcttagctcagcataAATACTGGAcacaggtggaaacagctagctaaACTCCCGTAAAACcacaatttgttgttttcacattttggtttgtgtacatattaaacaaataagGAAACAACAAATTACTTAGTGAGCTTCGGGGGTGTTGGTGGGAATATTTTTGAAGTATTGACAAACCCAGGCTTACTGTATCCTTCTGAATCCAGTCTTTATACTGTGCTAAGCTAGTCACCTCCTGGCTCAAGCTCTGTACTTAAAGCAAATAATATCAAATTATTCCTTCAAGGAAAGTCTTAATATAGTCTCTTGGAATCAGTCTTGACACCTTGCCGTTAGATGAAGGAGATAACCAACAACTTTACATTGTAATGCAGCTAACGGTAGCCTAAAAGAATTTGTCACAGCTGAATTTACGGATATTAACTGCAAGAATGAAAATTCCCACTTAAGTATCAACGGAAATAAAGATTTCTTATGTTAGgtaaagcaaataaaaactgGAGATGGGAACAACATTAGTTTAACTTTAAGGAGATGTTTATTGGGGTCCAGCTTTGATTAAattagtctgtttttttttttctcttaaggGAGGTAGtgattttgttcaatttaaaGGGTTTCCATTTTGAAagtgtaattgtgttttttgatttcCAGTTCACAAGGACTGATTACTTGGtgataatgaaagaaaagactgcattatttgtttatattggTTTACCAGGAATATTAAGTGTTGATAGGTTGTctataatacatacatatacatacataaatgtgGGGACATTGGAATATAGCAACCCAGTAACAAATAGGattcatttgtaatattttgcaAGAGTTGATGTACTGTTGTGTGTGCAAAACCAAGCGGCATGGAACTAGTGGTCAATTTATTGCATTCACAGGAGGCATTAGATTATTGTGGAAAATCTTCAGATGAGCCCGAgatcttcaggtcacccacaatTTAGGAATTAATTCACCATTCGTTATGAAAAAGACTCAAAAGAATACACTGGAAGCTGAAAGAGTTCAATGTGAACAAGTTTACTGTGcattaaagtgaaatacagAGCAAACCAAGGCTTTGACCCGGGACAAATAACctaatgcaaaatcataaaacattaaattatataccTCTCATAACCCCTCCACCTCGTTTAACCTTGACACTTTGGTAATAATCCAGACATgattcatctaaaaaaaaaaaggtgtctcAAACTTCTCTAACATGTTCTCAATTGTACCTGgcattttccacatttctcaCAATACACATGGCCTAGCAGCCTTCAATCATTgcacacagaaaatcaaaatgtgacattactgATAATCCCACATTCCCCTGGGAACTGTCTCTTATTGACTCTAAcgaaaatatgaaaaaatatggcTACATTTTCTGTAGTATTTCAAATGAGTCAGACAAGAGTTTCACTTCTGTCCAGCTCAGCAACATTGCAGATTTCAAATTTCACATGAAATGTCAAGTTTCACATGAAGTCTGCAGTGTTACTCAACTGGTGTGTTTCTGGGTTTTGTTGTTCAATGTAGAAGGTGGGGGTTAATACTCACTGGCTTGTAGCCGAAAAGAAACATTAAGAGCTGTCTGTATGATGCACAACAAGCCAAAGCTCACTCCAACCATCCCATAGATTTTCAACCAtccta
The sequence above is drawn from the Thunnus maccoyii chromosome 10, fThuMac1.1, whole genome shotgun sequence genome and encodes:
- the LOC121906097 gene encoding CD209 antigen-like protein A isoform X1, with amino-acid sequence MMCLQLLYTVLPNAGNKIIVGCVFVFFLGWLKIYGMVGVSFGLLCIIQTALNVSFRLQATESCNRNKTISTGSFNLMSDGDNNALIFQRDRLLQEKEQLLQEKNQLAKEKKELQDNNKMLNEKVNEQHFLIEQLQTIKKTGQDPSCPRGWWQYMSHCYQLSSTKKSWNYAKKDCAWKGAQLVIFNDILEEGVFQHYGSSTMWIGLSSQQKWPQKTWTWVDGSQLTYRNKKNGLQSDGELLNCVYAQQFPEINWVPASCEEQHNWVCERDLK
- the LOC121906097 gene encoding snaclec salmorin subunit B-like isoform X4; this encodes MRVLSIFLSNSRQQTESCNRNKTISTGSFNLMSDGDNNALIFQRDRLLQEKEQLLQEKNQLAKEKKELQDNNKMLNEKVNEQHFLIEQLQTIKKTGQDPSCPRGWWQYMSHCYQLSSTKKSWNYAKKDCAWKGAQLVIFNDILEEGVFQHYGSSTMWIGLSSQQKWPQKTWTWVDGSQLTYRNKKNGLQSDGELLNCVYAQQFPEINWVPASCEEQHNWVCERDLK
- the LOC121906097 gene encoding CD209 antigen-like protein A isoform X2; protein product: MEPGDYVNSSVNERRNRRDRRERNSGWLKIYGMVGVSFGLLCIIQTALNVSFRLQATESCNRNKTISTGSFNLMSDGDNNALIFQRDRLLQEKEQLLQEKNQLAKEKKELQDNNKMLNEKVNEQHFLIEQLQTIKKTGQDPSCPRGWWQYMSHCYQLSSTKKSWNYAKKDCAWKGAQLVIFNDILEEGVFQHYGSSTMWIGLSSQQKWPQKTWTWVDGSQLTYRNKKNGLQSDGELLNCVYAQQFPEINWVPASCEEQHNWVCERDLK
- the LOC121906097 gene encoding snaclec salmorin subunit B-like isoform X3, which produces MVGVSFGLLCIIQTALNVSFRLQATESCNRNKTISTGSFNLMSDGDNNALIFQRDRLLQEKEQLLQEKNQLAKEKKELQDNNKMLNEKVNEQHFLIEQLQTIKKTGQDPSCPRGWWQYMSHCYQLSSTKKSWNYAKKDCAWKGAQLVIFNDILEEGVFQHYGSSTMWIGLSSQQKWPQKTWTWVDGSQLTYRNKKNGLQSDGELLNCVYAQQFPEINWVPASCEEQHNWVCERDLK